The proteins below are encoded in one region of Halocatena salina:
- a CDS encoding class I adenylate-forming enzyme family protein — protein sequence MEYHDGEPLRHMGDLPAMTADRYGEKTALIGLSGTQSFTELNRAVDRVGNVLTAHGFGPGDRIGLFVPNTLQFPSAYFGAMEAGLVPVPLNLRMDRETLGFVIADARIDCLIASPLLAEQATELASASSIGTTFLPGLSDPDAGIVNYSHALAEVSTDFDRPERAFDDVACQPYTSGTTGDPKGVLLTHENLLTTIESYDTGGLPIDPDDTGLLVLPLFHIYALNALMGTFLYTGATQVLHPQPEPVPMFEAIEEHDVTRFAGVPAMYTMLHRTYREAPDAYDLSSLKTAICAAAPLADATRNEIESAWNVRMTEGWGMTETAPAGTTEPVRGVRKEAGCIGPPVPNIELKLADPDSRETIVAPEDLAPTADRAIDFDKQRVTGEIAVRGPQVFAGYHDRPEKTEAVFDDDGWFYTGDIARVDRDGYFWIVDRADDMMIVGGENVYPAGVEDALYAHPAVAEAAVVAVAHEVKGEAPVAFVVTETDVDQPTETTLRRFVLDRVAAYAHPRRVFFVEELPRSATRKVQRFKLETAAADRLDGPLTPSEDL from the coding sequence ATGGAATATCACGATGGCGAACCCCTCCGGCACATGGGGGATCTTCCGGCGATGACTGCCGATCGCTACGGGGAGAAAACGGCGTTGATCGGTCTGAGTGGCACCCAGTCGTTCACGGAGTTGAACCGAGCGGTGGATCGGGTCGGAAACGTGCTCACAGCCCACGGGTTCGGTCCGGGGGATCGGATCGGTTTGTTCGTCCCGAACACGCTCCAGTTTCCGAGCGCGTACTTCGGAGCGATGGAGGCGGGGCTCGTCCCAGTTCCGTTGAACCTCCGGATGGACCGTGAAACGCTCGGGTTCGTGATCGCGGACGCCAGGATCGACTGTCTGATCGCTTCGCCGCTGCTTGCGGAGCAAGCGACGGAACTCGCCAGTGCGAGCAGTATCGGGACGACGTTTCTACCGGGGCTGAGCGATCCTGACGCTGGGATCGTTAACTACTCCCACGCGCTCGCCGAGGTGTCCACTGACTTCGATCGACCCGAACGAGCGTTCGACGACGTGGCGTGTCAGCCCTACACCAGCGGCACTACTGGGGATCCGAAGGGCGTGTTACTCACACACGAGAACCTCCTCACGACGATCGAATCCTACGACACCGGCGGGTTACCGATCGACCCTGACGACACGGGACTGCTCGTGTTGCCGTTGTTTCACATCTACGCGCTGAACGCGCTCATGGGTACGTTTCTGTACACAGGAGCAACGCAGGTGCTCCATCCTCAGCCCGAACCCGTCCCCATGTTTGAAGCGATCGAGGAACACGACGTCACCCGATTCGCTGGCGTTCCAGCGATGTACACGATGTTGCACCGCACCTATCGAGAGGCTCCCGACGCGTACGATCTCTCCTCGCTGAAGACGGCGATCTGTGCCGCCGCACCGCTCGCCGATGCGACCCGGAACGAGATCGAATCGGCGTGGAACGTCCGGATGACTGAGGGGTGGGGCATGACGGAGACCGCGCCTGCTGGTACTACGGAGCCGGTACGGGGGGTCCGCAAGGAAGCGGGCTGTATCGGTCCACCAGTACCGAACATCGAACTGAAACTCGCCGATCCCGACAGCCGGGAGACAATCGTTGCGCCCGAAGATCTCGCGCCCACGGCGGACCGAGCGATCGATTTCGACAAGCAACGCGTCACCGGTGAGATCGCCGTTCGTGGGCCACAAGTGTTCGCTGGCTACCACGATCGACCGGAGAAAACCGAAGCGGTGTTCGACGACGACGGCTGGTTTTATACGGGGGACATCGCGCGCGTCGATCGGGATGGCTACTTCTGGATCGTTGACCGCGCCGACGACATGATGATCGTCGGCGGCGAAAACGTCTATCCCGCCGGAGTCGAGGACGCCTTGTACGCCCACCCGGCCGTCGCGGAGGCTGCCGTCGTGGCCGTGGCTCACGAGGTGAAAGGCGAGGCACCGGTCGCGTTCGTCGTCACCGAGACTGATGTCGATCAACCGACAGAGACGACACTCCGTCGGTTCGTTCTGGATCGGGTCGCTGCCTACGCGCATCCACGACGGGTGTTTTTCGTCGAGGAACTCCCCCGGAGCGCGACTCGGAAGGTCCAGCGGTTTAAGCTCGAAACTGCCGCCGCCGACAGGCTCGACGGACCGCTCACGCCGAGCGAGGATCTGTAG
- a CDS encoding acyl-CoA dehydrogenase family protein, whose translation MALVETEMHDMIREAIRDLAEEYDTAYWRDHVEAKRFPEEYWQDLAEQGWLGVAIPEEYGGEGMGMVEMAIVIEELSRGGGQGGIIFVLTPVFGGITVQRHGTEAQKETYLPQIADGEMRFCMGLTEPRAGTNTLNIDTHAERDGSEFVIDGQKTFISGVENANEMLLIARTSPLDRSNPTHGVTLFLVDDPAGRDAISLTELDTTVPWFERQYQVDIDGLRVPEERILGTEDGGLYLLFDTLNTERIGGAASALGGGLRAIDLAVEYATDREVFGQPIGSHQAIQHPLAEYYAKLMAAREITYKAAGNWDDGEDCGMEANAAKLLASEFATEAASQAIQTHGGNGFTPEYEVYNIWQNARLTQTAPISNEMVKNFIAEHHLGLPRSY comes from the coding sequence ATGGCGCTCGTCGAGACCGAGATGCACGACATGATTCGAGAGGCGATCAGGGATCTCGCTGAGGAGTACGACACCGCGTACTGGCGCGACCACGTCGAAGCCAAGCGGTTCCCAGAGGAGTACTGGCAGGATCTGGCTGAACAAGGGTGGCTTGGCGTGGCGATCCCCGAGGAGTACGGCGGTGAAGGGATGGGGATGGTGGAGATGGCGATCGTCATCGAGGAGTTGTCCCGTGGCGGGGGCCAAGGTGGAATCATTTTCGTGCTCACGCCGGTATTCGGTGGCATCACCGTACAGCGCCACGGCACTGAAGCCCAAAAGGAAACGTATCTCCCACAGATCGCCGACGGCGAGATGCGCTTTTGCATGGGATTGACCGAGCCCCGGGCAGGAACGAACACGCTCAACATCGACACACACGCAGAGCGCGACGGCAGCGAATTCGTCATCGACGGGCAGAAAACGTTCATCAGCGGCGTCGAAAACGCGAACGAGATGCTGTTGATCGCGCGCACCTCCCCTCTCGATCGATCGAATCCAACCCACGGCGTCACGCTGTTTCTCGTCGACGATCCCGCCGGTCGGGACGCCATCTCGCTCACGGAACTCGACACGACGGTGCCGTGGTTCGAACGACAGTATCAGGTCGATATCGATGGACTACGCGTGCCCGAAGAGCGGATCCTCGGAACCGAAGACGGCGGGCTGTATCTCCTCTTCGATACGCTCAACACCGAGCGCATCGGTGGCGCAGCCAGCGCGCTTGGTGGTGGACTTCGAGCGATCGATCTCGCCGTGGAGTACGCGACCGATCGGGAGGTGTTCGGCCAGCCGATTGGCTCCCACCAGGCGATCCAACACCCTCTTGCGGAGTACTACGCGAAACTCATGGCCGCCCGAGAGATCACCTACAAAGCCGCCGGAAACTGGGACGACGGTGAGGACTGTGGGATGGAAGCCAACGCGGCGAAACTCCTCGCCAGCGAGTTCGCCACTGAGGCCGCCTCACAGGCGATCCAAACGCACGGCGGAAACGGCTTCACACCCGAGTATGAGGTGTACAACATCTGGCAAAACGCGCGGCTCACCCAGACGGCACCGATCTCGAACGAGATGGTCAAAAATTTCATCGCCGAACACCATCTCGGTCTTCCCCGGTCGTACTGA
- a CDS encoding SCP2 sterol-binding domain-containing protein — MSAEPRSIDDYFPTEPWLEQYRDAINASEEVSETGADWGVGWNGEMVFHIEDLPLNDRTVGDLPEEIVRLIEAAFDSLSDSEIEEIVAAAPKEIRDDIHSRGDDLGQAAYEELLETTLVDGPDRMWPEMREATPELLVELIEQLEENLADDATIYAWLDLYDGACRTATVLEGLDEREHGFVLSGAYTVWKDLVNGQEDVINLIMSGRMELDGDMQKILQYSDSAVALTDVAADTDARFLF, encoded by the coding sequence ATGAGCGCGGAACCACGATCCATCGACGACTACTTCCCGACCGAACCGTGGCTCGAACAGTACCGCGATGCGATCAACGCCAGTGAGGAGGTAAGTGAGACGGGAGCAGATTGGGGTGTCGGCTGGAACGGCGAGATGGTCTTTCACATTGAGGATCTCCCGTTGAACGATCGAACCGTTGGAGATCTTCCCGAGGAGATCGTTCGGCTAATCGAGGCGGCATTCGATTCCCTTTCTGATTCCGAGATCGAGGAGATCGTCGCTGCCGCGCCCAAAGAGATTCGCGACGACATTCACTCCCGTGGCGACGATCTCGGACAGGCAGCCTACGAGGAGCTACTCGAAACGACGCTAGTCGACGGGCCTGACCGGATGTGGCCCGAGATGCGCGAAGCAACCCCCGAACTGTTGGTCGAACTGATCGAACAGCTCGAAGAGAATCTCGCGGACGACGCGACCATCTACGCATGGCTGGATCTCTACGACGGTGCCTGTCGTACCGCTACCGTTCTCGAGGGACTCGACGAACGCGAACACGGATTCGTGCTCTCGGGGGCGTATACGGTGTGGAAAGATTTAGTCAACGGCCAAGAGGACGTGATTAACCTCATCATGAGCGGACGAATGGAACTCGACGGTGACATGCAGAAGATCCTCCAGTATTCAGATTCTGCGGTCGCACTCACAGATGTCGCTGCCGACACCGACGCACGCTTTCTCTTCTGA
- a CDS encoding M24 family metallopeptidase — MKRRDTLDSLLTDRSLEAVWLARPSAFSWLTGSTNTIVDTDPVGIAAAGYDGDSVEIVTANNEADRIREELPETTVRSYEWHESTLAEAVAEQSSTPAAADFDVPGFDSVEISPYRQPLTDADIEQYRELGAETAAVVEEVCRSLTPNTSERAVTARLRRAFEERGIDVPVALVGGAERVQRHRHFTPTEAAVGAYAIVTLCTVRAGLCISITRTVAFDPPTWLSERHHAAARVHATALAATRDVGTRGGTASDVFEAIQDAYAAVGYPDEWRLHHQGGAGGYATREWIATPDSDAPVTLPMGYAWNPTVQGTKCEDTVLITEEGFETLTRTGEWPTTSTDAVDFDLSLPQHDVLVQ; from the coding sequence ATGAAACGCCGAGACACGCTCGACTCGCTGCTCACCGACCGCTCACTTGAAGCCGTTTGGCTCGCACGCCCAAGTGCTTTTAGCTGGCTCACTGGGAGTACCAACACCATCGTAGACACCGATCCTGTCGGGATCGCTGCGGCCGGTTACGACGGAGATTCGGTGGAAATCGTTACCGCTAACAACGAAGCTGACCGCATCCGGGAGGAGCTACCCGAAACGACGGTTCGCTCGTATGAGTGGCACGAATCGACGCTCGCAGAGGCGGTCGCAGAACAGTCCTCGACGCCCGCAGCTGCCGATTTCGATGTCCCCGGGTTTGATTCCGTCGAGATTTCCCCGTATCGACAGCCGCTCACCGACGCCGACATCGAACAGTACCGGGAGCTCGGAGCGGAAACCGCGGCGGTAGTCGAGGAGGTGTGCCGATCGTTGACCCCGAACACGTCCGAGCGGGCGGTGACGGCACGGTTGAGGCGCGCGTTCGAAGAACGAGGGATCGACGTCCCCGTCGCGCTCGTCGGCGGAGCGGAGCGGGTCCAGCGCCACCGGCATTTCACACCGACAGAGGCAGCTGTGGGCGCGTACGCTATCGTGACCCTGTGCACTGTTCGCGCCGGACTCTGTATCTCGATCACCCGAACGGTCGCGTTCGATCCACCCACGTGGCTCTCGGAACGCCACCACGCGGCCGCGCGGGTCCACGCTACGGCGTTGGCCGCGACCCGCGACGTCGGAACCCGGGGTGGGACTGCGAGCGACGTGTTCGAGGCCATCCAAGACGCCTACGCAGCTGTCGGCTACCCTGACGAATGGCGACTCCATCATCAGGGAGGGGCAGGGGGCTACGCCACGCGTGAATGGATCGCAACGCCGGATTCGGATGCACCCGTCACGCTCCCAATGGGATACGCGTGGAATCCCACCGTCCAAGGCACGAAATGCGAGGACACCGTACTGATCACCGAAGAGGGGTTCGAAACGCTCACCCGCACCGGCGAGTGGCCGACGACCTCAACGGACGCCGTTGATTTCGATCTCTCCCTTCCACAGCACGACGTTCTCGTTCAGTAG
- a CDS encoding TRAM domain-containing protein, which produces MVEISDALRTVFTGTIERRGENYVVEVPVEEVSHGTIREGSVYRVALLNTPEERGQRRPESVDSTPPVSEGDQRTVTVEAVGREGDGIAKVERGYVIIVPGGEPGEEIEIEIERVTPSVAFANIISNGITSETTSDETPSA; this is translated from the coding sequence ATGGTCGAAATTTCGGACGCGCTTCGCACCGTATTCACCGGAACGATCGAACGACGCGGCGAGAACTACGTCGTCGAGGTACCGGTGGAAGAGGTTTCACACGGGACGATCAGGGAGGGCAGCGTTTATCGGGTCGCGCTGTTGAACACGCCGGAGGAACGGGGACAACGACGACCGGAGTCCGTCGATTCGACACCGCCGGTGTCGGAGGGTGATCAACGAACAGTCACGGTCGAAGCCGTGGGTCGAGAAGGCGACGGGATCGCCAAGGTCGAGCGGGGGTACGTCATCATCGTGCCCGGTGGCGAACCCGGCGAGGAGATCGAGATCGAGATCGAACGTGTTACTCCATCTGTCGCATTCGCAAACATCATTAGTAATGGAATTACGTCAGAGACGACATCGGATGAGACGCCGTCGGCGTAG